The Paenibacillus sp. MBLB1832 genome has a window encoding:
- a CDS encoding HAD family hydrolase — MFSTFIFDMDGVIIDSEPLHFKVDEYVMNTFGIDITQKELEEFVGMTNPEMWSKLIAKYSLSQTVEEIINLQLNTKLELLKQSNEQPIEGVKELIVTLKQNQIRIGLASSSPRIFIEAVLKKFDIRHNFSDIISGEEVLKGKPAPDIYLRIAKLFGVRVEECIVLEDSKNGIVAAKAAGMKCIGYKNLNSGNQDLSAADYIVNRIKEINYGTLKSL; from the coding sequence ATGTTTAGTACATTTATTTTTGATATGGATGGGGTAATTATTGATAGTGAGCCGCTTCATTTTAAAGTAGATGAGTATGTGATGAATACATTTGGAATTGACATAACCCAAAAGGAACTAGAAGAATTTGTTGGGATGACCAATCCTGAAATGTGGTCGAAGCTAATTGCTAAATACTCCTTAAGTCAAACTGTTGAAGAGATAATTAACTTGCAATTAAATACAAAGCTAGAATTACTTAAACAGTCAAACGAGCAACCAATAGAAGGAGTCAAGGAGTTAATTGTAACGCTGAAACAAAATCAGATTCGAATTGGCTTGGCATCTTCATCTCCTAGAATTTTTATTGAAGCAGTTTTGAAGAAGTTTGATATACGTCATAATTTTAGTGACATAATTAGTGGAGAAGAAGTATTGAAGGGGAAACCGGCCCCAGATATTTATCTAAGAATCGCAAAATTATTTGGCGTCAGAGTGGAAGAATGTATAGTCTTAGAGGATTCTAAAAACGGAATTGTAGCAGCTAAAGCCGCAGGAATGAAGTGTATTGGGTATAAGAATTTGAATTCAGGTAATCAAGATCTTTCAGCTGCAGACTACATAGTAAATAGAATTAAAGAAATAAATTATGGGACCTTAAAGAGTTTGTAA
- the sdaAB gene encoding L-serine ammonia-lyase, iron-sulfur-dependent subunit beta, giving the protein MRFKDVFSIIGPSMIGPSSSHTAGAIRLGRVARQLLGEQPQKAEITLYGSFADTYRGHGTDLALIGGILDYDTDDPRIPQAAEEAEALSVEVAFHMSKDKADHPNTVGIVLISEDQQISMKGASIGGGNVEIISVNQFDVKFTGNYPTLIIAHHDRPGMIADITAVLGRSSINIGFMDLDRKGRNQAAMTVIETDAAIPDGVLEELLALPMVASVRKVDLTERGDVCDSEL; this is encoded by the coding sequence ATGCGTTTTAAAGATGTATTTTCCATCATTGGCCCCTCGATGATCGGCCCATCTTCCTCACATACAGCTGGCGCGATTCGTTTAGGTCGTGTCGCCAGACAGTTGCTAGGCGAGCAGCCGCAAAAAGCCGAAATCACTTTATACGGGTCCTTCGCCGATACGTATCGCGGGCATGGGACGGACCTTGCTCTGATCGGCGGCATACTCGATTATGATACCGATGACCCACGCATTCCTCAGGCGGCAGAAGAAGCGGAAGCGCTGTCGGTTGAGGTTGCTTTTCATATGAGTAAAGATAAAGCTGATCATCCGAACACGGTGGGTATTGTACTTATCTCAGAAGATCAACAAATTAGCATGAAGGGCGCGTCCATCGGCGGTGGCAATGTTGAGATCATTAGTGTCAATCAATTTGACGTCAAATTTACTGGAAATTATCCGACGCTTATTATTGCGCATCATGACCGTCCTGGGATGATCGCCGATATTACAGCTGTTCTTGGCCGAAGCTCAATCAATATTGGCTTCATGGATCTGGATCGGAAAGGCCGCAATCAAGCGGCAATGACGGTTATCGAAACGGATGCCGCTATACCCGATGGTGTTCTCGAGGAACTGTTGGCACTGCCGATGGTAGCGAGTGTCCGCAAAGTAGATCTTACAGAAAGAGGCGACGTATGCGATTCCGAACTTTAA
- a CDS encoding ABC transporter permease yields the protein MASVNASKAYLLPREKSDFFGWILTKFRIAWKQSVVIIALLLFWEVAPRAGLVDATFFPPISEIASAWWQLLLSGDLFDHTVASLSRSLGGFLLAIGIAIPLGLAIGWWKPVSEYLNPLLELLRNTAALAILPVFILLLGLGETSKIAIVLYACAFPLLLNTISGVKNVEPLLIKSARSMGLSPIQLFRKVIIPAATPTIFVGIRQAGASSILVLVAAEMVGAKSGLGYLIQYTQFSFQIPTMYAGIISISVIGLIINFALVTLEKRLTGWKQTYSE from the coding sequence ATGGCTAGTGTGAATGCCAGTAAAGCTTATCTTTTGCCTAGAGAGAAGAGTGATTTCTTCGGTTGGATCTTGACGAAGTTTAGAATCGCTTGGAAGCAGTCCGTTGTGATCATCGCCTTGCTTTTGTTCTGGGAAGTTGCTCCCCGAGCGGGTCTTGTCGACGCCACTTTCTTTCCACCTATCTCCGAAATCGCGAGCGCTTGGTGGCAGTTGCTGTTATCGGGTGATTTATTCGACCATACCGTCGCCAGTTTATCACGTTCGTTAGGAGGATTCCTTCTCGCGATTGGGATTGCGATTCCGCTCGGCCTTGCCATCGGCTGGTGGAAACCTGTCTCCGAATACCTCAATCCGTTACTTGAATTGTTGAGGAATACCGCTGCGTTGGCGATTTTGCCCGTCTTCATCCTCCTCTTAGGGCTTGGTGAAACCTCCAAAATTGCGATTGTGCTCTACGCATGTGCATTCCCCTTGCTATTGAACACGATTAGCGGCGTGAAAAATGTAGAACCGCTCCTGATCAAATCAGCACGTTCGATGGGTCTATCCCCCATCCAATTATTTCGCAAAGTAATCATCCCTGCTGCAACACCCACCATCTTCGTCGGGATTCGGCAAGCTGGTGCAAGTTCAATTCTCGTGCTCGTCGCTGCGGAGATGGTCGGGGCCAAGTCAGGATTAGGCTATCTTATTCAATACACGCAGTTCAGCTTTCAAATTCCAACGATGTACGCAGGCATTATCTCGATTTCTGTCATCGGTCTGATTATCAATTTCGCACTAGTTACGCTTGAGAAACGATTAACTGGCTGGAAACAAACGTATAGTGAATAA
- a CDS encoding ABC transporter ATP-binding protein, whose product MTAKISIQHVQKSFRIQRNLGHLKEDDQPISALNDINLDVKQGEFMVIVGPSGCGKSTLLDLLAGLTKPSSGQILLDGSPITGPNLDRGIVFQQYALFPWKTVLANVEFGLEAKGVPRKERRRIALEFIQLVGLSGFENRYPHEISGGMKQRVAIARSLAYDPEVLLMDEPFAALDAQTRETLQSELLRIWEATKKTIIFITHGIEEAVYLGQRVAVMTSRPGRIKKVLDIPFVSRRSEEDLRSNPEFVRLRHEVWDLLKDEVSRAQEQEKSKSLDSFDPNKSKTLSRGGVING is encoded by the coding sequence ATGACGGCTAAAATCAGTATTCAACATGTGCAGAAATCGTTTCGCATCCAACGTAATCTCGGACATCTCAAGGAGGATGATCAGCCGATTTCCGCCCTCAACGATATCAATTTGGACGTGAAGCAAGGGGAATTCATGGTCATTGTCGGACCCAGCGGCTGCGGCAAATCGACGCTCCTTGATCTGCTTGCAGGATTGACGAAGCCCAGCAGCGGCCAGATTTTGCTCGATGGCAGCCCCATAACAGGGCCGAATTTGGATCGCGGCATTGTTTTTCAGCAATATGCGCTTTTTCCTTGGAAAACGGTGCTGGCCAATGTGGAATTTGGATTGGAAGCGAAAGGTGTGCCTCGCAAGGAACGGCGCCGAATTGCTCTGGAGTTTATACAGCTGGTAGGGCTTTCTGGATTCGAGAATCGATATCCGCATGAAATTTCCGGCGGGATGAAACAGCGGGTCGCTATCGCAAGAAGCCTTGCTTACGATCCTGAAGTGCTGCTCATGGATGAACCATTCGCAGCCTTAGATGCGCAGACGAGAGAAACACTGCAAAGCGAGCTTCTACGGATTTGGGAAGCGACGAAAAAGACGATCATTTTTATCACACACGGGATTGAAGAAGCCGTTTATTTGGGGCAGCGCGTCGCTGTCATGACATCACGCCCTGGACGCATCAAGAAAGTGCTGGATATTCCATTTGTATCACGGAGAAGTGAAGAGGATCTCAGGTCCAACCCCGAATTCGTCCGCCTGCGGCACGAGGTGTGGGATTTGCTGAAAGATGAAGTGAGCCGAGCGCAAGAGCAGGAGAAGAGCAAAAGTCTGGATAGTTTTGATCCCAATAAATCGAAAACATTATCCCGAGGAGGCGTTATCAATGGCTAG
- a CDS encoding HAD family hydrolase — protein MNSKPQLVLDLAGVLVSNFSSSFWRRLSQSNDISFQDLREQFDTIRKDLWTGKIREDQFWTWLSNRIDRINIEEARGMLIESLEPLPAMDYLASWSRIADIHILSNHCKEWLESTLSRIEPFVKSITISNQVGLRKPELEIYKLVERNIENYELNQWILYIDDQEKNFKPVINLGWKTLLADNDHKWTEVVEPIILSNSL, from the coding sequence ATGAATTCAAAACCTCAGCTTGTATTAGACCTAGCTGGTGTGTTAGTAAGCAATTTCTCATCAAGTTTTTGGCGTAGATTGTCCCAAAGTAATGACATTTCATTTCAAGATCTAAGAGAACAATTTGATACAATTCGAAAGGATCTTTGGACTGGGAAGATTAGAGAAGATCAATTTTGGACTTGGTTGAGTAATCGAATAGATCGAATAAATATAGAAGAAGCACGAGGGATGTTAATTGAATCGTTGGAGCCACTTCCTGCGATGGACTATTTGGCAAGTTGGAGTCGTATTGCTGATATTCATATTTTAAGTAATCACTGTAAGGAATGGCTTGAATCAACTTTATCTAGAATAGAACCATTTGTTAAGAGCATTACAATATCAAATCAAGTTGGGTTAAGAAAACCTGAACTTGAAATTTACAAACTTGTTGAAAGGAATATTGAAAATTACGAATTAAATCAGTGGATTCTTTACATTGATGACCAAGAAAAAAATTTCAAACCAGTAATAAATCTCGGATGGAAAACTTTACTTGCAGATAATGATCATAAATGGACTGAGGTAGTAGAACCAATAATACTAAGTAACAGTTTGTAG
- a CDS encoding GNAT family N-acetyltransferase produces MKALNTFWKSERLIFEDIKLQEIEEVQDLYESSSNIRIWDGREPDKGYLKQCFFTGDLPPGGKKENYKIQTIRTNKDASNNLIGMLSIYHGYPLDDTTYLAFMCVGNNYKNQGNGQEIISQLIIELTRLEYKEIRINVELKNWSALRFWSKLGFDKINGIFGDKDYSDSTYSNIELTRFL; encoded by the coding sequence ATGAAGGCTTTGAACACCTTTTGGAAATCTGAAAGACTAATATTTGAAGACATCAAACTTCAAGAAATAGAAGAAGTACAAGATCTTTATGAATCAAGTAGTAACATAAGAATTTGGGATGGACGTGAACCTGATAAAGGATATTTAAAACAATGTTTCTTTACAGGAGATTTACCACCAGGAGGAAAGAAAGAGAATTATAAAATTCAAACGATAAGAACCAATAAAGATGCAAGTAACAATTTGATTGGAATGTTAAGTATATATCACGGATATCCGCTGGATGACACTACATATTTAGCTTTTATGTGTGTGGGAAATAACTATAAAAATCAAGGAAATGGACAAGAAATAATAAGTCAATTAATTATTGAATTAACTAGACTAGAATATAAAGAAATTAGAATTAATGTGGAATTAAAGAACTGGTCTGCCTTGAGATTTTGGAGTAAGTTAGGATTTGACAAGATTAATGGAATATTTGGAGACAAAGATTATTCTGATAGTACATATTCCAATATAGAATTAACAAGATTTTTGTAA
- a CDS encoding ABC transporter substrate-binding protein has protein sequence MTMFSKKSTVTALSFVLASSLLVTACGKKDQVVTAQGGTPEVTELRYQGSVGAVTYPELAEDLGYLAPLKLKFIGNTISGPQDIQSVVTGDTDFGGAFNGAIVKLIAAKAPIKPVISYYGVDEATWTGYYVLDGSPIKSAKDLIGKKIAVNTLGAHHEFVIKEYLHRAGLTAEEIKQVTLVVVPPVTTEQTLRAAQVDVASLGGVLRDKALERGGIHPLFSDKDLFGIFSAGSYVLTDKFIKNNPNASRKFVEATAKAIEWARTTPREEVVARYEKIINERGRKEDTSTVKFWKSTGIAGKGGVISDKEFDTWIHWLVDEGVIKDGQLQLKGLYTNEFNPFATEKK, from the coding sequence ATGACCATGTTTTCGAAAAAGAGTACCGTAACCGCACTTTCCTTCGTTCTTGCCTCATCCTTATTGGTAACAGCGTGCGGCAAAAAGGATCAAGTTGTCACCGCACAAGGCGGTACGCCAGAAGTGACTGAGCTGCGCTATCAAGGCTCCGTCGGCGCTGTCACTTATCCAGAATTAGCAGAGGATTTAGGGTATCTCGCTCCTTTAAAGCTGAAGTTTATTGGCAACACGATAAGCGGTCCCCAAGATATCCAATCTGTTGTAACGGGTGACACCGACTTCGGCGGGGCTTTCAACGGAGCCATTGTGAAATTGATCGCGGCTAAAGCGCCGATCAAGCCCGTTATTTCTTACTATGGCGTCGATGAGGCGACATGGACGGGGTATTACGTTTTGGACGGCAGTCCGATCAAATCGGCCAAAGATCTCATCGGCAAAAAAATAGCCGTGAATACACTAGGCGCCCATCATGAATTCGTGATCAAAGAATATTTGCACCGAGCTGGCCTAACAGCTGAGGAAATTAAGCAAGTGACCCTCGTTGTCGTCCCGCCGGTCACGACCGAGCAAACCTTACGCGCTGCACAAGTTGATGTAGCCTCACTAGGCGGAGTATTGCGAGATAAGGCGCTTGAGCGCGGGGGCATTCATCCTTTGTTCAGTGATAAAGATCTGTTCGGCATTTTCAGTGCTGGCAGCTATGTCCTGACAGATAAGTTCATTAAGAACAATCCGAATGCCTCACGGAAATTTGTTGAAGCGACAGCCAAAGCTATCGAATGGGCGCGAACAACACCCCGCGAAGAAGTCGTGGCGCGATACGAGAAGATCATCAATGAACGCGGACGCAAAGAAGACACGTCCACTGTGAAGTTCTGGAAAAGCACGGGCATTGCCGGCAAAGGCGGTGTGATTTCTGATAAGGAATTCGATACCTGGATCCATTGGCTTGTCGATGAGGGCGTGATCAAAGATGGTCAGCTGCAGCTAAAAGGACTTTATACAAACGAATTTAATCCATTTGCCACAGAGAAAAAGTAA
- a CDS encoding RES domain-containing protein, with translation MSKKNKSHKNISKITINMTPPSQSVYLHQLKEKHELIQELRNTDYSKITNDELRSKLTRILSYSNGNGAYFMPMNVPTHHIPLNSLLYRIRTIDSSIECNDDLWYPPSKNISRRGRLNDINEPVLYVAGDIGTTLGEMRIKVGQEFYLLFYKVKNPISLIDISSSSGMDSRYKKVEEMVGNFLIDEFSIIVPDNDNDRYKISNLIGKCFYNYQVYNLDGWIYPSAVRSGKKSIAIDALKCKEKLSFLFVAKGTLETETNFTLELPKVLNQEDDKLYLLSNLIETGDIEYYDSKALNDIETIWGTHFEQLQ, from the coding sequence ATGAGTAAAAAGAATAAATCTCATAAAAATATAAGCAAGATTACAATCAATATGACCCCGCCTTCGCAATCAGTCTACCTACATCAACTAAAAGAAAAGCATGAATTGATTCAAGAATTAAGGAATACCGATTATAGTAAGATTACCAATGATGAACTCAGATCAAAGTTAACTAGAATACTATCATATAGCAATGGTAATGGGGCATATTTTATGCCTATGAACGTTCCAACACATCATATTCCATTAAATTCTCTTTTGTATCGAATTAGAACAATTGATTCTTCAATAGAATGTAATGATGATTTGTGGTACCCACCATCGAAAAATATTAGTAGACGAGGCCGTTTAAATGATATTAATGAGCCAGTCTTGTATGTTGCTGGTGATATTGGAACGACATTAGGGGAAATGAGAATTAAGGTTGGTCAGGAGTTTTATTTACTATTTTATAAAGTCAAGAACCCAATTAGTTTAATCGATATTTCTTCGAGTAGTGGAATGGACTCCCGGTATAAAAAAGTTGAAGAAATGGTTGGAAATTTTCTGATTGATGAATTTTCGATTATTGTTCCCGATAATGATAATGATAGGTATAAGATCTCAAATTTAATAGGGAAATGTTTTTATAATTATCAAGTATATAATCTTGATGGATGGATATACCCTTCGGCAGTCCGTTCAGGGAAAAAAAGCATTGCAATTGATGCATTAAAATGTAAAGAGAAACTTAGCTTTTTATTTGTTGCAAAGGGAACCTTGGAAACAGAAACTAACTTTACCTTGGAATTGCCTAAAGTACTAAATCAAGAAGATGATAAACTTTACTTACTATCAAATTTAATCGAAACTGGAGATATTGAATATTACGACTCCAAAGCACTAAATGATATTGAAACTATCTGGGGCACTCATTTTGAACAACTACAATAA
- a CDS encoding type II toxin-antitoxin system RelE family toxin codes for MTYSIEFNKDALKYLQKLDKPTRTRIVQHLQILSENPYHTELDIKRMQGTTGDYRLRVGSFRVIYSVKDAVLLIYVIKIGSRGDVYKS; via the coding sequence ATGACTTACTCAATTGAATTTAACAAAGATGCCTTAAAGTACCTACAAAAACTAGATAAACCTACACGCACACGGATCGTACAGCATCTACAAATTCTTAGTGAAAATCCATATCACACCGAACTTGACATCAAGAGAATGCAAGGTACTACTGGAGATTATCGCTTGAGAGTAGGTTCTTTCAGAGTTATTTACTCTGTGAAAGATGCTGTATTACTTATCTATGTAATTAAAATTGGCTCTCGTGGTGATGTCTATAAATCTTAG
- a CDS encoding TauD/TfdA dioxygenase family protein has protein sequence MSTHEQVNEAVKGFEILPVAGRVGAEIRGISLQGNLAPEKVLAIREALLKYKVLFFREQHQLDDAGQEAFARVLGNPIAHPTVPIKSGTDYVLELDSNHGGRADSWHTDVTFVDAYPQASVLRAVVVPDAGGDTVWANTVAAYEHLPAELRQVVDSLWALHTNDYDYAAQRAQVSPEAKRHHKEVFVSTVYETEHPLVRVHPETGERSLVLGHFAKQIIGLSSADSAQFIALLQAHITKLENTVRWRWAAGDVVIWDNRATQHYAVNDYGDQHRIVRRVTVDGDVPVSIDGRKSVTRKKQPNDAITQAGA, from the coding sequence ATGAGTACACATGAACAAGTAAACGAAGCAGTAAAGGGATTTGAGATTTTGCCAGTTGCAGGTCGCGTAGGTGCAGAAATCAGAGGGATTAGCCTTCAAGGTAATCTCGCCCCAGAGAAGGTTCTTGCCATTCGTGAAGCGTTGTTAAAGTACAAAGTTCTCTTCTTCCGTGAGCAGCATCAATTAGATGATGCGGGACAAGAAGCTTTCGCTCGCGTCCTCGGCAATCCAATTGCCCATCCAACCGTGCCTATCAAATCGGGTACTGATTACGTGCTGGAGTTGGATTCGAACCATGGCGGGAGAGCAGATTCGTGGCACACTGACGTGACGTTTGTCGATGCGTATCCGCAAGCCTCCGTCCTTCGTGCTGTCGTCGTTCCGGACGCCGGCGGTGACACGGTCTGGGCGAATACCGTTGCAGCTTATGAGCATTTGCCTGCAGAGCTTCGCCAAGTTGTCGATTCCTTATGGGCTCTGCACACCAATGATTATGATTATGCGGCGCAGCGTGCTCAAGTATCACCAGAAGCGAAGCGGCACCATAAGGAAGTGTTCGTCTCTACCGTCTACGAAACCGAACACCCTCTCGTTCGTGTCCATCCAGAGACGGGTGAACGTTCCTTAGTGCTTGGCCATTTCGCCAAGCAAATCATCGGCCTTTCTTCCGCCGATTCGGCGCAATTCATCGCGCTGTTGCAAGCCCACATCACAAAGCTAGAGAATACAGTTCGTTGGCGCTGGGCCGCAGGCGATGTCGTCATCTGGGATAATCGGGCAACGCAGCATTATGCCGTCAATGATTATGGCGACCAGCACCGCATCGTGCGCCGCGTGACCGTGGATGGTGACGTTCCCGTCAGTATCGATGGACGGAAAAGCGTTACACGCAAAAAACAGCCAAATGATGCGATAACGCAGGCTGGCGCTTAA
- a CDS encoding LLM class flavin-dependent oxidoreductase has translation MSPSKKQLHLNVFLMNTGHHEASWRHHQTEPEHITDIRYFQKIAKIAEQAKFDSLFLADGLAVSQNIKHGAFVGLEPFTLLSALASVTEHIGLIGTVSTTYNEPFHVARKFASLDHISKGRAGWNIVTSGSSFEASNFSKDEHLEHSKRYERAKEFLDVTTSLWDSWEDEALVIDRASGTFADRSKVREINHIGDAFKVRGPLNIPRSPQGYPVLVQAGSSEDGKEFAAQYAEAIFTAQQTLLEAQQFYSDVKTRLAKYGRSPDQLKILPGICPIIGRTEAEAKEKEQELNELTVPEYGLNQLSNMLGVDLFSYPLDGPLPELPSLSEINGNKSRFQLVADLAQREKLTIRGLLHRLAGGRGHRTFAGTPIQIADQLEEWFLHGGADGFNVMPPYLPAGIEEFAQFVIPELQRRGLFRTEYSGSTLRGHLGLARPLNQYATAAVRGGA, from the coding sequence ATGAGTCCATCTAAAAAACAATTGCATCTGAACGTCTTTCTAATGAATACCGGTCATCACGAAGCATCGTGGCGGCATCATCAAACCGAGCCTGAGCACATTACGGATATTCGATATTTCCAAAAAATTGCTAAGATTGCTGAACAAGCGAAGTTCGATTCCCTTTTTCTCGCGGATGGGCTAGCTGTTAGTCAAAATATTAAGCATGGCGCGTTCGTGGGCCTGGAGCCTTTCACTTTACTCTCGGCGTTAGCGTCCGTTACGGAACATATTGGCTTGATTGGCACCGTCTCCACAACCTATAACGAACCTTTCCATGTCGCTCGTAAATTCGCTTCGTTAGATCATATTAGCAAAGGGCGCGCTGGCTGGAATATTGTTACATCTGGAAGCTCCTTTGAAGCGAGCAATTTCAGCAAAGACGAGCATTTGGAGCACAGCAAGCGTTATGAACGTGCGAAGGAATTCCTGGATGTCACCACAAGTCTGTGGGATAGCTGGGAGGATGAAGCGCTTGTTATTGACCGCGCGTCAGGAACATTCGCAGATCGCAGCAAAGTTCGAGAGATCAACCATATCGGGGATGCTTTCAAAGTCCGTGGTCCCTTGAATATTCCAAGATCACCGCAAGGGTATCCTGTGCTTGTGCAGGCGGGATCTTCCGAGGATGGCAAAGAATTCGCAGCGCAATATGCGGAAGCGATCTTCACCGCACAGCAAACACTGCTGGAAGCTCAGCAATTCTACTCGGATGTGAAAACCAGACTAGCGAAGTACGGTCGATCCCCTGATCAGCTAAAAATATTGCCTGGCATCTGCCCGATTATTGGCCGGACCGAAGCGGAAGCCAAAGAGAAAGAGCAGGAACTCAACGAATTAACCGTTCCTGAATATGGACTCAACCAGCTCTCGAACATGTTGGGCGTTGATCTATTCTCCTATCCGCTGGATGGACCGCTGCCAGAGCTGCCTAGCTTGTCAGAAATTAATGGAAACAAAAGCCGCTTCCAGCTTGTCGCCGACTTAGCCCAGCGAGAGAAGCTAACCATTCGTGGTCTGCTTCACCGATTGGCTGGCGGCCGCGGGCATCGCACTTTCGCGGGTACACCGATCCAAATCGCTGATCAACTCGAGGAATGGTTCCTGCATGGAGGTGCGGACGGCTTCAACGTGATGCCGCCATATTTGCCAGCGGGCATTGAAGAATTTGCGCAATTCGTCATTCCCGAACTGCAACGCAGAGGGTTGTTCCGTACCGAATATTCGGGATCCACGCTTCGTGGACATTTGGGATTAGCTAGACCCCTTAATCAGTATGCGACTGCTGCCGTAAGAGGCGGCGCATAA
- a CDS encoding VOC family protein: protein MDILNRIDCNFIPVINILESIDWYVNKLGCKFMWHDGGYAALNVTLNNPIEGQGNIKLGQAMITLVQADEVNPLYFTFDGRKHPIINFYSKDIIYTHQTLKDNGVEVSPINDYGSLKGMDFVDINGHLMGICSF, encoded by the coding sequence TTGGATATTTTAAACAGGATTGATTGTAATTTTATACCTGTTATTAATATTTTGGAATCGATTGACTGGTATGTTAATAAACTTGGATGTAAATTTATGTGGCACGATGGAGGATATGCTGCATTAAATGTTACTTTAAATAATCCTATAGAAGGTCAAGGAAACATAAAACTTGGACAAGCCATGATTACATTGGTACAAGCTGATGAAGTAAACCCACTTTATTTTACATTTGATGGACGAAAGCATCCAATCATCAACTTTTATTCAAAGGATATTATTTATACACATCAAACACTAAAGGACAACGGAGTAGAAGTTAGTCCAATAAATGATTATGGATCATTAAAGGGCATGGACTTTGTAGATATTAATGGACATCTTATGGGAATTTGCAGTTTTTAA
- the sdaAA gene encoding L-serine ammonia-lyase, iron-sulfur-dependent, subunit alpha, with amino-acid sequence MRFRTLKQLAEVCASEGLTIADVMLADQSEESGKPPAYVFNKMREYYQIMKEAVDKGLTEDTTSRSGLTGKDAQRVMTYMAMQPTNLGEEACKAMAYALAVSEVNASMGRIIATPTAGSCGIIPGVFISSQQRFGWEDDHLVKGLLCAGAIGYVIANNSFVSGAEGGCQAEVGSAIGMAAGALVELRGGTPEQAMHAVGLALKNTLGLICDPVGGLVEIPCIVRNGFGAVNAMAAADMALAGVRSVIPSDEVVQVMYEVGTAMPEKHRETAKGGLAQTPTGRKIMKELNLNRKH; translated from the coding sequence ATGCGATTCCGAACTTTAAAGCAGCTAGCTGAGGTATGCGCATCCGAAGGATTAACGATAGCAGACGTGATGTTGGCGGATCAGAGTGAAGAATCGGGCAAGCCGCCAGCGTACGTATTCAATAAAATGCGTGAGTATTATCAGATCATGAAAGAAGCGGTAGACAAAGGCCTCACCGAGGATACTACGTCACGAAGCGGACTCACAGGGAAAGACGCACAACGGGTAATGACCTATATGGCGATGCAGCCAACCAATCTCGGGGAAGAAGCTTGCAAAGCGATGGCCTATGCCCTTGCCGTCTCGGAGGTTAACGCCTCGATGGGGCGCATTATTGCGACGCCGACGGCAGGTTCCTGCGGGATCATTCCAGGTGTATTCATCAGCAGTCAGCAACGTTTCGGCTGGGAGGATGATCATTTGGTCAAAGGGTTGCTCTGTGCTGGCGCGATTGGCTATGTAATCGCCAACAATTCCTTCGTCTCTGGCGCCGAGGGAGGCTGCCAAGCCGAGGTGGGTTCGGCCATTGGCATGGCAGCGGGCGCGCTCGTTGAGCTGCGCGGCGGAACCCCAGAGCAAGCGATGCATGCCGTGGGGCTTGCACTAAAGAACACCCTCGGACTGATCTGTGATCCAGTCGGCGGTCTCGTCGAAATCCCGTGCATCGTACGCAACGGGTTCGGGGCGGTTAATGCCATGGCGGCAGCCGATATGGCCTTGGCAGGGGTTCGCTCGGTCATCCCATCGGACGAGGTCGTCCAAGTGATGTATGAGGTGGGCACCGCGATGCCCGAGAAGCATCGGGAAACCGCCAAAGGCGGCTTGGCTCAGACGCCGACTGGCCGCAAAATTATGAAGGAGCTCAACCTGAATAGGAAGCACTAA